The following nucleotide sequence is from Cytobacillus sp. IB215665.
CTTTACCTGTAATGATTTTAAAGATTGTAAAACCAAGTACAGATAAAATTGCTAATCCCAAAATAAGTCCCCCAATTTTTCTAGTACTCATAATTTATCCTTATTCCTCCTTTGTATAATAATTGATTACTCTAATTGTCACCTCGTCTTTTAGGGCTAAAAACTTCTTCCATAGGTTTATTTAGGTGAAATGCAATATCAAAAGCTAATTGAAGACTGGGGTCATATTTATTATTTTCAATTGCATTTACTGTCTGCCTACTAACATTACAAAGATCGGCTAACTTACCCTGTGATAGACCTTTTTTCTCTCTGTATTGTTTAATTTTATTTTCCAATTTTTTGTCACCACCATAAACAAGGTGTAAAACATGTTTTACACCTTATATAATATAAAAAGGCCCAATATTTGTCAAAGCTTTTACAATTATTGCTTTTCATTCCGCTGATTTACTCGAAAAAACATGTCATACTATCTTCCTAATCTTAGCACTTACTCTTATCTTCGTTTTTCAACAATAATTACATAAATTAAAAAAGACGCATACCTTCATATATCAGATTTGCGCCAGATTGTGGCATAACTGTAATTAGTAAACACTACTCAACTTGTGTTTACCACTCACCATTTTAATCATACAATGCTGAAATTCAAAATGAATGTGACAAAATCAAGCTCTCCTATTTTCCCTGACAATTTTGAGACAAGTTGGCTTAGACTTTCCTTACCATTCGACTGTCATTTTCCACTTGTCTCTATAGGTTATATTATATTGAGAGTCATAAAATTCAATATACGCCTCGTTTTTGTAGATAACTTACGAAGAATTATGTAGCGTAAATCCATTTCATTGCTCATATATTAAAGTAATAATACATAGAAAGGGGAGTGTATTTATGGGAGTAGCTTATGTTGCTAACGAAGGGTCTAATTTTGTTACTGTCATTGATACAAAAACTCATGGAGTAATAGCTACAATACCTAATGTGATAGAACCATCCTTAATTACAATTACGCCTGATGGAAAATTAGCTTATGTTACGAGTATAGATTCTGGAAACATTTATGCTGTAGATATTAAAACTCATTCATTAATAGCAACCATTGGCACTAATGTAAATACATTTCAAACTGTTTTTACACCTGATGGAAAAATAGCCTATGTTGCGGGTGATGATTGTGTCTTTGTTTTAGATACTAAAACTCATTCTATCATGGCGACAGTGTTAGGTAATACTGATAATGCCATATCTATCACACCAAATGGTAAATACCTATATTTTATTACTAACTCAGCAATTTCCGTTTTGGACACAAAAACACATAGTGTCGTAGCAACCGTGCAGGTGGGCGGTAATCCAGTTGATGTCTCCTTTACGCCCGATGGGAAACTGGCCTATGTGACGAGTGCTGGTGTGAATCGAGACTCTGTATCAGTCATCGATGTGAAAACTCATAGTGTCATAGCAACCGTGCAGGTTGGAGATGATCCAAAGGCTGTTGCCTTCACACCGGACGGGAAATTTGCCTATGTAATCGATAATAGTATAAGGGAAGATTCTGTATTTGTCATGGATGTAAAAACTCATAGTGTAACAACTACCTTGGTGGTTGATGGTAATCCAGATGATGTTACCTTCACCCCCGATGGGAAACTGGCCTATGTGACGGATACTGGTGAAAACGGCGACTCTGTATCGGTCATCGATGTGAAAACTCATAGTGTCATAGCAACCGTGCAGATTGGAAACGATCTAGATGTTGTTACCTTCACCCCAGACGCGAAATTCGCTTATGTGACTATTAATGGAGAGGGCAATGTATCCGTGATTGACGTGAAAACACATAATGTGATCGCTACTGTTCAAGTTGGAAGTAATCCTAGAGGCATAGCAATTACACCTACTTAACCAAATGGAAAAGGATTGTTCTTGCTTACGTATCTTTTTTTACTTCTCTATATTAGATTTCCTATCGTATTTAAGCCCAAATAAACTGTTATTACGAAAACTAAAATCATTTGTAGGTAAAAAATAAATATATTTAACAATAATTCAGTATGTAAAAAAACAATTCCCATAATGTCTAGCCGAGCCAATTTTTTTGATTTGTAAAGAAAATGGGTTGTTATAAATATAACAACCCATCCACTACAAATCAAAAAGAGATCATTCCTGTATAATGTATTTATAAGTTGATGTTATATTTTCCTAAGAAATCTTTCACTCTAGATATATTTCTTTCTATAAAATTTGTAGGATCTTCACTAACCTCTAATATATAATTCAGGAAACTTACTCTTCTTGCTGTCATAAATAGATCTAGCTCATAGTCAGTTACTTCAGGCAAATCACGGATCTTTCTATAACCTTCAAAATAGAGCTTTTTTACTTCTTCAAAATTTAGAGATTCATTATACTTGTAGTAATACAACATAATGGATAAATCGTGTATTGGTAAACCAAGCATAGAATCTGCAAAATCAATAATGTGCATTTGTTCATCTTGTACCTTAATATTAGATGGATTTAGATCACCATGTATTAATTGAATGTCTTTAATATTATTTTTATAGTAAGACGATAATTTATCATTTAAATAAGGGATAATGTCGTCCATTATTTGATGGTATTCCTTTGACAAAAATTTCTGAAACTCTTCTTGCTTATATATTGCTTGTTCTCCCTTAAAATAAAACACTTCATTCCACATTTTTGGGGCAAGTTCTGTAGGGACCGAAATCCCGTAGGTTGCGTTATGTAAATGAGCAGTTAGCTCACCTAATTGCACAAACCGCTCATCATTTTCATTTTCCTCTAGCTCTTCACCGTCCAACCAACTATATACGGCGACATGTTTCGGTTTAGAAGTATAATTAGATGTAATAATTTGTAATTTCTCACCATCTTTACCAGGGATCATTCTTGGTGCTGAAATGTGGTTTGTTTTATTTACAATGTCCATAAAAAATATTTCAGTAAGGTTATCTTCAAGAGAACTATATTCCTCTTCAAAAATTTTTAACACATATACGTCATCCAAGCTATCTATAACCTTGTATAGAAAGTTGGTCTCTTCACTCAAAAATTCTAATTGTTTAACTTGTAGATGATATCTTTGTGTTGAAAGTTCTGCTACCTTTTGTAAAGCTTCTTTTCTTGATAATGGGCTACTTTGTTCGTATGCCATACTTTAATACATCCTTTCAAATTACAAGCTTTTATCATGATTCTTACTATAAAGACTAATTGATGATTAACGACAAATAAATAGCAAGAATCATTAGTAATCAAGGTCACCATAAAAAACTGATCATCTATTTTGCTAGATGATCAGTTTTAATGTCATTAATTCTTCGTATAAATTATTTTCTTTACAGTTTCAGTTGAAAGGAAATATTGTTCAGCTAATTGATAAACAGTCTTCCCGTTTTTAAAATCATTTTTCATAGAAGTATTTCTTTCATTGATTTTTTGCCTTCCACCAGAACATGTACCCCATTTTTGAAAATTATTCTTCGTCTTAGGAATATATATTGTTTCTCCTTGAACATATTGTTGAAGTTCTTTTAGAAGTTTTTCAGGTAGAATTTTGTTTGCATTTATATAACTCATTTCTGCAGCCCCTTATTCGTAATTAATTACTATAAATAAGGTGCAAAGCCATACATCAGAAATGGAAATACAAAGCAGCAGTGATTTTATCTTTCACTTCATGCGAAGTATTAATTTCTAATACAAGACTTTGCATGAGTAATTTCCAAATTTGCGAACGAAATAATTATCATAGTAATGCCCCTTCCCAAGTTAGACTATCATACTATTTTATCAGAATTTTTAAATTCTTAAAACTGGTGATGAACATAAATTAAATTTCCACATTTTCCATAAACTTTTAGGAGATCAGAAATACGTTAGATGATGCTGACTAGATGTATTTAAAATTTATTTGTAGTAATCAAGTGAATAAATAACCTTTGCAGTCATTGATTTGTGTAAATAACTTACTAGGTCAGCGTTTAGATCGGTTTAAAATTTGCTCCTTTATACTCTGAATTTCAGGCAGATCTTCTAGACGATCCCTTCAAGTTTCCTTGCTTATTCACTTACGTAATTCTTGCAGTTCCTTTTGTTATATTACAGATTAGTTTTTTGCGGGAAAAAGGAGCTATCAGTTAAGTGAATTACTTAGAGATAGCTCTTTCTTATTCGTTCATTCTGTCTTCTTTTTCAATTTTCTTACCAAGTATTATAATTAATTTAAAAATAATAAAAACTGTAATGATTAAAAAACAATCCCAAAGGCGCATCACTTAGAGAAATGCGCCAGATTGTACAATATTATCAGAGTGTCTTTCCTAACCGTCCTTTTTCATTTTCTATATTATAATCATTTTAATTTGTAGCAGTTTATCGATTTCTAGGTGTTTACATAATATTGTTTGAGAAATACAGTGGCTTCTCTCTCCTAATCAATGCTGAAATTTTAACCCTTCTTCAAATGAAGAGATCAATATTCCAAGCCTTCTTAATCGTGTTTCTTCTTTCTTAGCGCTCATTACCCACCAAATAGAATCTCTTTTATAGGATGGTGCTAATTTAGTGAAGAATAGCCAGGCTGTTTGATTTGCCTTGATTTGTTCTTCATATTCTTTGGCAAGTTCCACGTTCCTTTGTTCAGAGGAATAGCCTTGTGCATCGGCTCTGTTATTATATACGTGCATTCCTTCTGGTCTCATCTTTCCAAGCTTTATTAGTGCTTTTACCTTCTTTACGTTGACAGCACTCCATACACTATTTACTTTGCGCGGAGTAAAGCGAATCTTATAGCTTTGTTTATCAATGGTTTTTCGTATACCGTCAATCCACCCAAAACAAAGAGGGGCATCTACTGATGCAGACCAAGTAAGGCTTGCACGCCCTGTACTTACCTTGAAATAGCCCACCCAAATTTCACTAGCTTCAGCATGATGTTCTTCTAACCAATCGTTAAACTCTTCTTGGTTGTTGAAAAAAATTACATCTCCCATTGTTGCAGCCATTTTAAAATCGCTTGGTTTGTTTCTTCCGGCTTTTCTTGCTGGATCCAATGACCGCAATCCAGATTGACCACTTCCACATTGGGCACGAATTCCGCTAGTTTTTCAGACTTCGGGATCACATCCCGATCTCCATAGATCATAAGTGCAGGCTGGCGGATGATTGGGTTCACGTCCGCCAATAAGTGCCAGTTGCGGTCAAGGTTCCTGTACCAATTTATACTTGCCGTGAAGCCTGTTGATTTGAAGGCTGAGACGAAAACGGCCAGTTCGCTGTCGCTCATTATGGGTTCACCGAGTGGTGTTTCTGCTCTGGCAAGATTAATCATCGCCATACCTGGCTGAGGCACTCTTGGGGGCTCGTTCTTCCGGTAAATGTTGCGAAGGAACTGGAATGTATTTTCTTCTAATATGGCGTCTGCGACACCTGGCTGTCGATTGAAGTGGACAAAATAGTAGTCGCCACCAAGTATTTCTTCCATGAACTCGATCCAGGGTCTTTCACCGCGCTCTTGGTAAGGCAAGCTCAGATTTATCACTTTATTTACACGGTTTGGATGCAATAAAGTCAGCCCCCAAACGACCATCGCGCCCCAATCATGACCGACAAAGGTGGCATCTTCGTATTCGAAGTGATCGAGAAGTGCGATGAGATCACCCGACAAGTGTTCAATGTCATAGTCTGTTACTTCGCTCGGACGGGATGAATTGCCATAACCCCGCTGGTTTGGGACGATGACATGGTAGCCCGCTGCGACAAGGGCGGGCACCTGATGGCGCCAAGAAAAGGCATGCTCTGGCCAGCCATGACAGAGTACAATAGGTTTTCCTAAATTTTGTCGGCCTGCTTCAAAGACTTCGAGTTCCACACCGTTTACTGAAATAAGGGTAGGTTTGGGAAAATCAGCTTTATTAATCATCATATTACCTCCTATACTAACTGTACTAAAAGACTGTTACAGTTAGCATAGTAGCATAGTGGTGTGACACTAGCGTGTCAGGTTTGAAAAATTAATTGTATTGATATTTTGCATGCATCGATTTTATTCTAGATGCAACAACTTGGCGAACCCTTTCAGGACCTAACACTTCGACATGTTCGCCAAAACTGAATATCAATGCGAAATACCATTCCTTCTCTGGAAATTGTGCAGTCACAATCAGTTCACCTGTGTTCAAAATTTCAATATTTTCTTTGTCAAAAATATCTTCAACTCGGGATCTCACCTGGGGTACAAATTTTAATTTAATGCTTGTTAAAGAGACCTTCTTCATTGATGCCTCTTCAATTTCTTGATATGACTTTTCCCTACGCTTGAATAGTACATCTTCAACCTGCAAGTCAATAATGCGTGAAATTCTAAATACCCGGAAATTTGCTTTTAAGTGACAATAGCCAAACAGGTACCATGTATAACCTTTAAAGATTAATGACATCGGTTCTATCTGCCTTGTACTTGTTTCGTTTGCATAGTTTCTATATATAATTGTAATCATTTTTGATTGAGTGATAGCATTCCGGATGTTTTTGACCAGGTCTTTTTGTTTTGAGGTGTATGCCCAGGGCTGCATACCAATTATGATTTGCTCCATATGCAGGTCAAGATGATGAATTTTATCCTGTGGAATAATATTTCGCAGTTTTTCTATGGATGATTCGAGCTCAACATCATCAAATGTTGAGTTAACACCTTTAAGTGCTGAAAGTATGGAACACAAATTGTTTAGTGTCAGCAACTGATGATTTAATTTATAATTCTCCCTAATACCAAAACCACCATTATTCCCAGGGTAGGATATAATTGGAATACCAGCCATATTAATAGCTTCAATGTCTCTGTAAATCGTTCGAACTGAAACTTCAAACTTTTCCGCAAGCTCTTTTGCCGATATTCGACTTCTATTAAGTAATATAACAATGATTGTCAGCATACGGTCTATTTTCATATTCTTCTCCTTAATTTATATTTGGCATATTCTAGAGTATAAGTTATTTTTGTCATAGCATTTTTAACATATCATGCTTATAATCGCTGAACGTCTTGATGCCACGTAATACTTATAATATTTTTTATTATCTTGCTACTTTTGAAATGCTTCATAAGAATCTTCTGTCTGCTTTTCATTTTTTCTTTGCTTATTATTTTGATTTTCATAGACTGACGCCCCTCTTTCTTTGAATGCAGGGCATCAAACGCTCCTCTTTCATAACCAACTTTCCATTGTCTAAGTGTTTATGAAGATGGGATGTGAAAAATTGCAGCCGTTTCTCTGATAGACGCCAGATTTTCTTTCATATAAGTAAGTACGTCTAGTTTAAACGGTGCAGGGTAACTTGTATAGTTTATAATAAAAGCCTCTTCACCATAAGCTTTGTACCATTTCACCGATTGATGAAAATTACTGTGGTCGATCCATATGGATTGAGCAATAAATTCACTACTGTCTTTCTCATGAAGAAATTGTTTTACTGCATTAATTTTTACTTCAGAAGAAAATTTCCTTATAAAAAACAACACCTCCATTTGATAGTTGTGTCTAACAATTGGGGTGCAGTACACTTTCAGATTAGCTCGATCAAACGAAAAATGACGCATATCTCAATTTTGTTATGATCCCCTTAGGGTAGGCGCTTTAATATATGTGTCTACTATAAGGGGATCATAACATTACAGATATGCACCATATTGTGGAATATTTCATTTACTCATGAGGACTATATGCTATTGAAAAAAGTCGATTCAAAATTATTTTCTCTGTTTTAAAATCAACACAATCGAGTTAGTTTATGTTATTTATGTGTAGCGAAATAATCTTCAACTTGCTTTGAATCAAAGTTTTTAATGAGTGAGGACTTATAGAAATAATGTTCTGGCCAAAACGCAAAATGTAGTCAGAAATAAAATCTTCTTCGTTCATATTGTAGTAGCCTGATATGACATAATGTTCGTCTTCTTTTAAAATTGACATTGATGGATAATGCTCCTTATCATATAAGTCCTTTCCTTTATCATTTACAACAATGGAGAAATGAATAGCATTTTCTTGTTTATGGTAGGTCCCTAATAGTGATAATAAATATTTTAATCTCATTGAAGTTCTATCTTTAACCATTTCTAATGATAAAATCTTATCACACCGTAAAGTTTGGACTTTTTGCTTATCGATATTGTAAAATTTTGCATACCATTGCCCCAATTTAGAGTTAATTTTTATAAACTGACCTGTTAATTGTATTTTTTCTTTATTTTTTTCATAGGAAACTTGGTAGATGTTCTCATCAATAATACCTTGAATTAAATCTTGTATGTAAGGGTTATAATTACTATGGTTGGTTATTTCTAAGCTAATTAACCCTTTCATTTTCTCAATATTTTCTTTCACTTGAATAGGTAAAACTTTTTTAAACTTTTCTTCTAAATTATTTATTTCATATTCAAATGGTTTTGCTTTATATCCTTCCAACGTTAGCATAGAAAAGTACATAGCAAACATTTCATCAACAGTAAAGATAATTGGAGATAATATACGATTTTCTAATACTAAATATTTCCCATTTCTACCTTGCTCAGCGTATATTGGCATCCCTAATAATTCTAATGATTGAACATCTCTAATCGCTGTACTCCTAGATATATTATACTTTTCCATCAAATCCTTAAGGTTAAAAGTCTTTTTATTATTTATGAATTGTAACATATCATTTAATCTTTCAGACTTATTCATATTAACTCCTTAAATGGTGTCATTATTTGATACCTTTAAAGTGTATATTAAAAGTGTCAAAAATAAAAGGAGGTCATTTCAATGACATTAGAAATTGCAGTTTTTTTATCTATGAGTGGCAAAGCATATGAAGCAATTAATTTTTACAAAAAACACTTAAACGCTAAAGAGCTACTATGTGTGACATATTCAGATATGGCAAAACGTGATGATTCACTTGTTTTAACAAAAGGAAACAAAGATTATATTTCACATTCGGTACTTCAAATAGGAAAAACTAAACTAATGATTGCTGAAGAAACAATGCTACCTAGTGAAAATTACAATGTAGGTAATAATATTTCGCTTTGTATTCAAAGTGCAAACTTAGCAGAAATTCAAAACTTTTATACTAATTTAACAAGCGATGATAGAGTTCAAATTATTACTCCCCTTGCTAAGAATATTTTCAGTGAAGCTTACGGGATTGTTCAGGATCCTTATGGTGTTCAAATTCAACTTATGTATGATAAGCGTTTAAAATAGACATATAATTGAAGTAATATAGCTTTGGAATAAAGTCGGATCAAATATTTCTTGTATGTCCATATTCTTAGATAGACAAATAGAAGCCATTTTGAGAGAGATTCATCATAATGGCTTCTTCACATAATAAACTTATCCTTTTTCAACAAGAAAGAGATTGATTACTCCCACTAAAAGGAGATGTGATACAGTATGGATCCAGTGATTGTCCTGGATGTCGCAAAAAGAGAAAGCTAAATTCAAGTCTTATCCCCTGTATCTTATCGTTAGTCCTTTTAAGAAATTCCGCGCGTACCGATCACCGCACACTTTGTAATTTTTATGGCCTTCTTTACGTAATAGGGCACCTAATTCCCCTTTTGTTATGATCACTCCAGCGTCTTCCAATATCTCGATCATATCCTCACTTGTCAAAGAGAGAGCGATTTTCACTTTCTTTAGAA
It contains:
- a CDS encoding cytochrome D1 domain-containing protein is translated as MGVAYVANEGSNFVTVIDTKTHGVIATIPNVIEPSLITITPDGKLAYVTSIDSGNIYAVDIKTHSLIATIGTNVNTFQTVFTPDGKIAYVAGDDCVFVLDTKTHSIMATVLGNTDNAISITPNGKYLYFITNSAISVLDTKTHSVVATVQVGGNPVDVSFTPDGKLAYVTSAGVNRDSVSVIDVKTHSVIATVQVGDDPKAVAFTPDGKFAYVIDNSIREDSVFVMDVKTHSVTTTLVVDGNPDDVTFTPDGKLAYVTDTGENGDSVSVIDVKTHSVIATVQIGNDLDVVTFTPDAKFAYVTINGEGNVSVIDVKTHNVIATVQVGSNPRGIAITPT
- a CDS encoding YdeI/OmpD-associated family protein — its product is MAATMGDVIFFNNQEEFNDWLEEHHAEASEIWVGYFKVSTGRASLTWSASVDAPLCFGWIDGIRKTIDKQSYKIRFTPRKVNSVWSAVNVKKVKALIKLGKMRPEGMHVYNNRADAQGYSSEQRNVELAKEYEEQIKANQTAWLFFTKLAPSYKRDSIWWVMSAKKEETRLRRLGILISSFEEGLKFQH
- a CDS encoding DUF1456 family protein, which translates into the protein LKKVKIALSLTSEDMIEILEDAGVIITKGELGALLRKEGHKNYKVCGDRYARNFLKGLTIRYRG
- a CDS encoding CD3324 family protein; protein product: MSYINANKILPEKLLKELQQYVQGETIYIPKTKNNFQKWGTCSGGRQKINERNTSMKNDFKNGKTVYQLAEQYFLSTETVKKIIYTKN
- a CDS encoding transposase, with the translated sequence MFFIRKFSSEVKINAVKQFLHEKDSSEFIAQSIWIDHSNFHQSVKWYKAYGEEAFIINYTSYPAPFKLDVLTYMKENLASIRETAAIFHIPSS
- a CDS encoding VOC family protein, which translates into the protein MTLEIAVFLSMSGKAYEAINFYKKHLNAKELLCVTYSDMAKRDDSLVLTKGNKDYISHSVLQIGKTKLMIAEETMLPSENYNVGNNISLCIQSANLAEIQNFYTNLTSDDRVQIITPLAKNIFSEAYGIVQDPYGVQIQLMYDKRLK
- a CDS encoding helix-turn-helix transcriptional regulator, whose amino-acid sequence is MENKIKQYREKKGLSQGKLADLCNVSRQTVNAIENNKYDPSLQLAFDIAFHLNKPMEEVFSPKRRGDN
- a CDS encoding phosphotransferase enzyme family protein, yielding MAYEQSSPLSRKEALQKVAELSTQRYHLQVKQLEFLSEETNFLYKVIDSLDDVYVLKIFEEEYSSLEDNLTEIFFMDIVNKTNHISAPRMIPGKDGEKLQIITSNYTSKPKHVAVYSWLDGEELEENENDERFVQLGELTAHLHNATYGISVPTELAPKMWNEVFYFKGEQAIYKQEEFQKFLSKEYHQIMDDIIPYLNDKLSSYYKNNIKDIQLIHGDLNPSNIKVQDEQMHIIDFADSMLGLPIHDLSIMLYYYKYNESLNFEEVKKLYFEGYRKIRDLPEVTDYELDLFMTARRVSFLNYILEVSEDPTNFIERNISRVKDFLGKYNINL
- a CDS encoding alpha/beta hydrolase is translated as MINKADFPKPTLISVNGVELEVFEAGRQNLGKPIVLCHGWPEHAFSWRHQVPALVAAGYHVIVPNQRGYGNSSRPSEVTDYDIEHLSGDLIALLDHFEYEDATFVGHDWGAMVVWGLTLLHPNRVNKVINLSLPYQERGERPWIEFMEEILGGDYYFVHFNRQPGVADAILEENTFQFLRNIYRKNEPPRVPQPGMAMINLARAETPLGEPIMSDSELAVFVSAFKSTGFTASINWYRNLDRNWHLLADVNPIIRQPALMIYGDRDVIPKSEKLAEFVPNVEVVNLDCGHWIQQEKPEETNQAILKWLQQWEM
- a CDS encoding YafY family protein, producing MKIDRMLTIIVILLNRSRISAKELAEKFEVSVRTIYRDIEAINMAGIPIISYPGNNGGFGIRENYKLNHQLLTLNNLCSILSALKGVNSTFDDVELESSIEKLRNIIPQDKIHHLDLHMEQIIIGMQPWAYTSKQKDLVKNIRNAITQSKMITIIYRNYANETSTRQIEPMSLIFKGYTWYLFGYCHLKANFRVFRISRIIDLQVEDVLFKRREKSYQEIEEASMKKVSLTSIKLKFVPQVRSRVEDIFDKENIEILNTGELIVTAQFPEKEWYFALIFSFGEHVEVLGPERVRQVVASRIKSMHAKYQYN
- a CDS encoding helix-turn-helix transcriptional regulator; the encoded protein is MNKSERLNDMLQFINNKKTFNLKDLMEKYNISRSTAIRDVQSLELLGMPIYAEQGRNGKYLVLENRILSPIIFTVDEMFAMYFSMLTLEGYKAKPFEYEINNLEEKFKKVLPIQVKENIEKMKGLISLEITNHSNYNPYIQDLIQGIIDENIYQVSYEKNKEKIQLTGQFIKINSKLGQWYAKFYNIDKQKVQTLRCDKILSLEMVKDRTSMRLKYLLSLLGTYHKQENAIHFSIVVNDKGKDLYDKEHYPSMSILKEDEHYVISGYYNMNEEDFISDYILRFGQNIISISPHSLKTLIQSKLKIISLHINNIN